Proteins found in one Bacillus subtilis subsp. subtilis str. 168 genomic segment:
- the malR gene encoding transcriptional activator of the Mal operon (Evidence 1a: Function from experimental evidences in the studied strain; PubMedId: 11489864, 16707683, 22720735; Product type r: regulator) translates to MQLEELINQHYSKLNDNDFHILKYILNHKHTCYHLGIDALAKACSVSRSSILRLAQKLGFSGYSEFRVFLKWEDQPEEGESMSFEKLLDDIEANLKFLRTKDMTDMCQLIDAADRIFVYGSGNAQKICARDLQRMFIPRHRYLILIEDTNEFNLMRDDFKVNDLFIIISLSGETPELIPQARMLSAKGIPFISITNLKNNVLAQLTPHNLYATSKPVTLSDRTEIVAFAPFFLVGEALFRAYVDYKEAEKNDNE, encoded by the coding sequence ATGCAGCTCGAAGAACTGATCAATCAGCACTACAGCAAATTGAATGACAACGATTTTCATATTTTAAAATATATATTGAATCATAAGCACACATGCTATCACCTTGGAATCGACGCGCTGGCCAAAGCTTGCAGTGTATCGCGTTCCTCAATTTTACGGCTTGCCCAAAAGCTCGGTTTCAGCGGTTACAGTGAATTTCGCGTCTTTTTAAAGTGGGAAGATCAGCCGGAAGAAGGCGAGAGTATGAGTTTTGAAAAGCTGCTTGATGATATTGAAGCAAATTTGAAGTTTTTACGGACAAAGGACATGACGGACATGTGCCAGCTGATTGATGCAGCTGACCGCATTTTCGTCTACGGTTCTGGAAATGCGCAAAAGATATGCGCCCGCGACCTGCAAAGAATGTTTATTCCGCGCCATCGCTATCTTATTTTGATTGAAGACACAAATGAATTTAATTTGATGCGCGATGATTTTAAAGTGAACGATCTGTTTATCATCATTTCTCTTTCCGGAGAAACACCGGAGCTGATTCCTCAGGCAAGAATGCTTTCTGCAAAGGGTATTCCCTTTATTTCCATTACGAATTTAAAAAACAATGTCCTCGCCCAGCTGACTCCGCATAATCTTTATGCGACAAGCAAACCTGTGACATTAAGCGATAGAACGGAAATTGTCGCTTTTGCACCGTTTTTTCTCGTTGGCGAAGCATTGTTCCGCGCATATGTTGATTACAAAGAGGCAGAAAAAAATGACAATGAGTAG
- the yfjD gene encoding putative integral inner membrane protein (Evidence 3: Putative function from multiple computational evidences; PubMedId: 15849754, 16850406; Product type m: membrane component), with protein sequence MKNQEIIEVKSKMFLRIWAFVGSAGMGLACLWLFYMGITFQTKYYLLAIPAGFLFTLFCLYLFIIFFPAFTPRGNTIFRIKTGKNGEVFTDKVSVTFTDIKKIEMSRHKFSLKGIFQEDILIQTVDQKTIRIPTWNIIPNPLFFEAVERYILPHLNEEAKSNWIGQFTDIQRSAYLKEFENHPKL encoded by the coding sequence TTGAAAAACCAAGAAATCATTGAAGTCAAAAGCAAAATGTTCCTGAGAATATGGGCTTTTGTCGGATCTGCCGGTATGGGATTAGCATGTTTGTGGCTCTTTTATATGGGTATTACGTTTCAAACGAAATATTACCTATTAGCCATTCCTGCTGGCTTTCTGTTCACCTTGTTTTGTTTATATTTATTTATCATCTTCTTTCCGGCTTTCACCCCGCGGGGAAATACCATTTTCCGCATCAAGACAGGAAAAAATGGAGAAGTGTTCACTGACAAAGTGTCTGTTACGTTTACTGATATCAAGAAAATTGAGATGAGCCGCCATAAATTTAGTCTAAAAGGAATCTTCCAAGAAGATATATTGATCCAAACCGTGGATCAGAAGACCATTCGCATTCCCACTTGGAACATCATTCCGAATCCGTTGTTTTTCGAAGCGGTTGAACGCTATATCCTTCCACATCTGAATGAAGAGGCGAAAAGCAATTGGATCGGACAGTTTACAGACATCCAACGCAGTGCGTATTTGAAGGAATTTGAGAATCATCCGAAGCTTTAG
- the acoR gene encoding transcriptional regulator (AcoR-acetoin) (Evidence 1a: Function from experimental evidences in the studied strain; PubMedId: 11274109, 16944132; Product type r: regulator) — protein MNSVPNDLQTWKRFVKDGVLDEARLRKRIAESWHRCKKAEVNPYLEKGPKVLQQTELDQQSKKHSFFLTTAKPYLEKLLPAIKEMEMMALLIDSDGVVLALDGHPRALYEAKRINFVEGACWTETAVGTNAIGTALHISEPVAIQGSEHYSIASHLWNCSAAPIHHEDGSLAGVIDISCPAAGAHPHMLGIATAIAYAAERELAAKSREKELELISRFGERAASSVPMVLCNTKQHIISASMPIRTSMPDWQGRHLYELKERGYSIENAVTIGDGGTCFYLSEQKKKKAFRFNGVIGQSGRSQAMLMHLERAAATDASVCLSGETGTGKEVAARALHENSERRHGPFVAVNCGAIPSDLIESELFGYAEGAFTGAKRNGYKGAFQKANQGTLFLDEIGEISHSMQVALLRVLQERKITPIGGTKEIPVDIRVIAATHCDLRELAENGKIREDLFYRLHVYPIELPPLRDRTEDIPDLFEYYKQKNHWPGDLPSDFCNVLKQWKWPGNIRELFNVFERLSIRFPDGRLRDESLPALLEAAGLPASSAEKKPAAAGVLTFREQIQKDMMIKALESAKGNVSQAAKISGIPRSTFYKRLKKFNLSAES, from the coding sequence ATGAATTCGGTCCCAAACGATTTGCAAACCTGGAAACGTTTTGTGAAAGACGGTGTGCTTGACGAAGCCCGATTAAGAAAACGGATTGCAGAGTCATGGCATCGCTGCAAAAAAGCTGAGGTCAATCCTTATTTAGAAAAAGGCCCGAAGGTTTTACAGCAAACGGAGCTGGATCAGCAGTCAAAAAAACATTCATTCTTCTTGACGACCGCAAAGCCTTACCTCGAAAAACTGCTGCCTGCCATAAAAGAAATGGAAATGATGGCGCTGTTAATTGATTCAGACGGTGTTGTTCTGGCATTGGACGGCCATCCGCGCGCGCTCTATGAAGCCAAACGCATCAATTTCGTCGAAGGGGCATGCTGGACAGAAACGGCTGTCGGAACAAATGCGATTGGCACGGCGCTCCACATCAGCGAGCCGGTTGCAATACAAGGATCAGAGCATTACTCTATCGCTTCCCATCTTTGGAACTGTTCAGCTGCTCCGATTCACCATGAGGATGGCAGCCTTGCGGGTGTAATTGACATATCATGCCCGGCGGCAGGCGCGCATCCTCATATGCTTGGTATTGCCACGGCGATTGCCTATGCCGCTGAACGGGAACTCGCAGCTAAAAGCCGTGAGAAAGAGCTGGAGCTGATCAGCCGTTTTGGGGAGAGAGCTGCATCCAGTGTGCCGATGGTGCTCTGTAATACCAAGCAGCACATCATCAGTGCGAGCATGCCGATTCGAACCTCAATGCCGGATTGGCAGGGCCGGCACCTGTACGAGTTGAAGGAACGGGGCTATTCAATCGAAAATGCTGTCACCATAGGAGATGGCGGCACTTGTTTTTATCTTTCGGAACAAAAGAAAAAGAAGGCGTTTCGATTCAATGGAGTGATCGGGCAAAGCGGCCGATCGCAAGCGATGCTGATGCACCTTGAACGAGCAGCTGCGACGGATGCATCGGTCTGTTTGTCGGGTGAAACGGGTACGGGGAAGGAGGTCGCGGCTCGCGCGCTTCATGAGAACAGTGAGAGACGGCACGGTCCGTTTGTTGCTGTCAATTGCGGAGCGATTCCGTCTGATTTGATTGAAAGCGAACTGTTCGGATATGCAGAGGGCGCTTTTACGGGAGCGAAACGAAATGGCTATAAAGGCGCCTTTCAAAAAGCGAATCAAGGCACATTATTTTTAGATGAAATCGGAGAAATTTCCCACTCGATGCAGGTTGCACTTTTACGGGTGCTTCAGGAACGCAAGATAACGCCAATCGGCGGGACGAAAGAAATTCCGGTTGATATCAGAGTTATTGCCGCCACACATTGTGATTTACGCGAGCTTGCCGAAAACGGAAAAATCAGAGAGGACTTGTTTTACCGTCTTCATGTCTATCCAATTGAACTCCCTCCATTACGCGATCGCACCGAGGATATCCCGGATCTCTTTGAGTACTACAAACAGAAGAATCATTGGCCAGGCGATCTTCCTTCTGATTTTTGTAATGTGCTGAAGCAATGGAAGTGGCCGGGGAATATCCGCGAGCTGTTTAATGTGTTTGAACGTCTTTCTATCAGATTTCCGGACGGCCGGCTGAGAGATGAATCGCTTCCCGCTTTACTGGAAGCCGCTGGATTGCCGGCCAGCTCTGCAGAAAAAAAGCCGGCTGCTGCCGGCGTGCTTACTTTTCGTGAGCAAATCCAAAAGGATATGATGATCAAAGCGCTTGAATCTGCAAAAGGAAACGTCTCTCAAGCCGCAAAAATCAGCGGGATCCCCCGAAGCACTTTCTACAAACGCCTGAAAAAATTCAACTTGTCCGCTGAATCATAA
- the yfjB gene encoding hypothetical protein (Evidence 3: Putative function from multiple computational evidences; Product type s: structure), with amino-acid sequence MSGNIAVDPDKLEQLANDVVTELTDMENKYKDLHVELGQMILQCDPRYSSCFSGVGDAWSSGKALVTKLSDNEIFIRKTGDKFVEQDDILRKLYNAYDKYGTMTSLTALMLTQGKYYGLGLTKFVKQPSGLHTAQHSKLLLDISRAVDSSRYQKAARVLLNPKYLLKKTNRPFSDLVHKKFTKYFPQDTVDFSNSVRSYTKGFLNEAGVRSTLKDVGKTGLRFAKGNAITATLITGATETFGAGVKIAENYAKYQDKPEVLKRENAKAVGNAVNNTIFVAGGATAGAVIGGAIGSFAGPVGTVLLGAAGSYIGGVVGEQIAKYTAGFAEKAALKLKEPIHAVVDTAKKGLESAGKVVKSVNDGIDAANKSIHKGIDSAKKGMEKAKKTADSLIHGATHFLKGKFSFG; translated from the coding sequence GTGTCAGGAAACATTGCAGTTGATCCGGATAAGCTCGAACAGCTTGCAAATGATGTAGTCACTGAATTAACTGATATGGAAAACAAATATAAGGACCTGCATGTGGAGCTGGGGCAGATGATTTTGCAATGCGATCCCCGCTACAGCAGCTGTTTTTCTGGAGTGGGCGATGCGTGGAGCTCAGGAAAGGCGCTCGTCACTAAGCTGAGTGACAATGAGATTTTCATCAGAAAAACAGGCGATAAATTTGTGGAACAAGATGATATTTTGCGAAAGCTCTACAATGCCTACGACAAATACGGTACGATGACAAGCTTAACCGCTCTTATGCTGACGCAGGGAAAATATTACGGATTAGGGCTTACGAAATTTGTGAAACAACCAAGCGGCTTGCATACAGCCCAGCACTCAAAACTGCTCTTGGATATTTCCAGGGCCGTTGACAGCTCACGTTATCAAAAAGCGGCAAGAGTGCTTTTGAATCCTAAATATTTGTTGAAAAAGACAAACCGTCCATTTTCAGATTTGGTACATAAAAAGTTTACAAAATACTTTCCTCAGGACACGGTGGATTTTTCAAACAGCGTCAGAAGCTACACAAAAGGATTTCTTAATGAAGCCGGCGTACGCTCCACTTTGAAGGATGTGGGAAAAACGGGCTTGAGATTCGCGAAAGGAAATGCCATTACCGCCACACTGATTACCGGAGCGACCGAAACATTCGGAGCAGGCGTGAAAATTGCTGAAAATTATGCAAAATACCAGGATAAACCGGAAGTTCTCAAGCGTGAAAACGCCAAGGCCGTCGGGAATGCTGTGAATAATACGATTTTTGTTGCCGGCGGTGCCACAGCTGGTGCTGTCATCGGCGGTGCAATCGGAAGCTTTGCAGGACCTGTGGGTACTGTCCTTCTTGGGGCAGCAGGTTCATACATTGGCGGAGTCGTCGGAGAACAAATCGCCAAATATACAGCCGGTTTTGCTGAAAAAGCAGCCTTAAAGCTGAAAGAACCGATCCATGCTGTTGTTGATACAGCCAAAAAAGGGCTGGAATCAGCCGGCAAAGTCGTCAAATCAGTGAATGACGGCATAGATGCGGCGAATAAATCGATACATAAAGGGATAGACAGCGCGAAAAAAGGAATGGAAAAAGCAAAGAAAACAGCGGATTCGCTTATACACGGCGCAACCCATTTCCTTAAAGGGAAATTTTCATTTGGATAG
- the malP gene encoding phosphotransferase system (PTS) maltose-specific enzyme IICB component (Evidence 1a: Function from experimental evidences in the studied strain; PubMedId: 15849754, 16707683, 16850406, 22720735; Product type t: transporter) has translation MMQKIQRFGSAMFVPVLLFAFAGIIVGISTLFKNKTLMGPLADPDGFWYQCWYIIEQGGWTVFNQMPLLFAIGIPVALAKKAQARACLEALTVYLTFNYFVSAILTVWGGAFGVDMNQEVGGTSGLTMIAGIKTLDTNIIGAIFISSIVVFLHNRYFDKKLPDFLGIFQGSTYIVMISFFIMIPIALAVSYIWPMVQSGIGSLQSFLVASGAVGVWIYTFLERILIPTGLHHFIYTPFIYGPAVAEGGIVTYWAQHLGEYSQSAKPLKELFPQGGFALHGNSKIFGIPGIALAFYVTAKKEKKKLVAGLLIPVTLTAIVAGITEPIEFTFLFISPFLFAVHAVLAATMSTVMYMAGVVGNMGGGLIEAVTLNWIPLFGSHGMTYVYQILIGLSFTAIYFFVFRFLILKFNIATPGREKDEQQETKLYSKKEYRERKNKDETASAAETADDTAFLYIEALGGKDNITEVTNCATRLRVSVKDETKVEPDSVFRALGAHGVVRNGKAFQVIIGLSVPQMRERVEKILNQ, from the coding sequence ATGATGCAAAAAATTCAGCGCTTTGGAAGCGCGATGTTTGTGCCTGTTTTATTATTCGCGTTCGCCGGCATTATCGTCGGTATCAGCACGCTCTTTAAAAATAAAACCCTCATGGGACCGCTCGCCGATCCTGACGGTTTTTGGTATCAGTGCTGGTATATCATTGAGCAGGGCGGCTGGACTGTTTTTAACCAAATGCCGCTCTTATTCGCCATTGGCATCCCGGTTGCTTTGGCGAAGAAAGCTCAGGCACGCGCCTGTTTGGAAGCGCTTACTGTCTACCTGACATTCAACTATTTTGTCAGCGCGATATTGACGGTATGGGGAGGAGCATTTGGCGTCGACATGAATCAAGAGGTCGGCGGAACGAGCGGGTTAACGATGATTGCGGGCATAAAAACGCTCGATACCAACATCATCGGAGCCATCTTTATTTCTTCGATTGTCGTCTTTTTGCATAATCGCTATTTTGATAAAAAACTGCCCGATTTTCTCGGCATCTTTCAAGGCTCAACATATATCGTGATGATTTCCTTCTTTATTATGATCCCAATTGCGTTGGCTGTGTCTTATATTTGGCCGATGGTTCAATCGGGAATCGGCTCGCTTCAAAGCTTCCTGGTTGCTTCTGGGGCGGTGGGCGTTTGGATATACACGTTTTTGGAACGGATTTTAATTCCGACCGGCCTTCATCACTTTATTTACACGCCGTTTATTTATGGCCCGGCTGTAGCGGAAGGCGGGATCGTCACGTATTGGGCACAGCATCTCGGCGAATATTCGCAAAGCGCCAAACCGCTGAAGGAGCTCTTTCCGCAAGGCGGATTCGCGCTTCACGGCAACTCGAAAATCTTCGGTATTCCGGGTATCGCCCTGGCTTTTTATGTGACAGCCAAAAAGGAAAAGAAAAAACTCGTCGCAGGGCTGCTGATTCCTGTCACACTGACAGCGATTGTCGCCGGTATTACAGAGCCGATTGAGTTTACGTTCTTATTCATTTCACCTTTCTTATTTGCGGTTCACGCCGTGCTTGCCGCCACAATGTCGACAGTTATGTATATGGCCGGCGTCGTCGGAAATATGGGAGGCGGACTGATTGAGGCGGTAACCTTGAACTGGATTCCGCTCTTTGGCAGCCACGGTATGACATATGTGTATCAAATTTTGATCGGGCTCTCGTTTACAGCAATTTATTTTTTCGTCTTCAGATTTTTAATCCTCAAATTCAATATCGCTACACCAGGACGGGAAAAGGATGAACAGCAGGAAACAAAGCTATATTCGAAAAAGGAATACAGAGAACGAAAAAACAAGGATGAAACGGCCTCCGCTGCTGAAACGGCTGATGACACCGCTTTTCTGTATATTGAAGCGCTGGGCGGAAAAGACAACATCACTGAAGTCACAAACTGCGCCACCCGCCTCAGAGTCAGTGTCAAGGATGAAACAAAGGTTGAACCCGACAGCGTATTCCGCGCGCTTGGCGCACACGGCGTTGTCAGGAACGGGAAGGCGTTTCAGGTAATTATCGGATTAAGCGTGCCGCAGATGCGGGAGCGTGTGGAAAAAATATTGAATCAATAA
- the yfjF gene encoding hypothetical protein (Evidence 3: Putative function from multiple computational evidences; Product type m: membrane component), whose protein sequence is MMLITILLFLAAGLAEIGGGYLVWLWLREAKPAGYGIAGALILIVYGILPTFQSFPSFGRVYAAYGGVFIVLAVLWGWLVDRKTPDLYDWIGAFICLIGVCVILFAPRG, encoded by the coding sequence ATGATGCTGATTACCATTCTTTTATTTCTCGCGGCAGGGCTTGCTGAAATTGGCGGCGGATATCTGGTTTGGCTATGGCTGAGAGAGGCAAAGCCAGCTGGCTACGGAATCGCCGGGGCGCTGATCCTCATTGTATACGGCATTCTTCCGACGTTTCAGTCCTTCCCATCTTTCGGCCGTGTATACGCCGCTTATGGCGGAGTATTCATCGTGCTTGCGGTCCTGTGGGGATGGCTTGTTGACCGGAAAACACCTGATCTGTATGACTGGATCGGCGCATTCATTTGTCTCATCGGTGTCTGTGTTATTTTATTTGCGCCGCGCGGATAA
- the yfjE gene encoding putative integral inner membrane protein (Evidence 3: Putative function from multiple computational evidences; PubMedId: 15849754, 16850406; Product type m: membrane component), whose amino-acid sequence MSEALTFESKYALLYLGGGLLAMIYGLITFFMAFPAFTSRGNVIFTIKTGPSGEIFLRKRSVLFSEVKRLYMGRHQYSLKGIFFEDIIIEKTDGKIVRIPTWNIITNPLFFEAVERYILPHLNEEAQNNWISQFTEVQRKAYLKEFENHPKL is encoded by the coding sequence GTGTCTGAAGCCCTCACGTTTGAATCTAAATATGCCCTGCTTTATTTGGGCGGCGGATTACTGGCGATGATTTATGGATTGATCACATTCTTTATGGCTTTTCCTGCGTTCACAAGCCGTGGAAATGTCATTTTCACCATAAAGACCGGACCTAGTGGCGAAATCTTCTTGAGAAAGCGCAGCGTGCTGTTTTCCGAGGTGAAGCGGCTTTATATGGGACGCCATCAATACAGTTTGAAAGGGATCTTTTTTGAGGATATTATCATCGAGAAAACAGACGGCAAAATCGTTCGAATCCCGACCTGGAACATCATCACGAATCCGCTGTTTTTCGAAGCGGTTGAACGCTATATCCTTCCCCATTTGAATGAAGAGGCTCAAAACAATTGGATCAGCCAATTTACAGAGGTTCAGCGAAAAGCGTATTTGAAGGAATTTGAGAATCATCCGAAGCTTTAA
- the malA gene encoding 6-phospho-alpha-glucosidase (Evidence 1a: Function from experimental evidences in the studied strain; PubMedId: 9765262, 10329789, 11489864, 15341727, 15670594, 16707683, 17676871, 20698522; Product type e: enzyme) — MKKKSFSIVIAGGGSTFTPGIVLMLLDHLEEFPIRKLKLYDNDKERQDRIAGACDVFIREKAPDIEFAATTDPEEAFTDVDFVMAHIRVGKYAMRALDEQIPLKYGVVGQETCGPGGIAYGMRSIGGVLEILDYMEKYSPDAWMLNYSNPAAIVAEATRRLRPNSKILNICDMPVGIEDRMAQILGLSSRKEMKVRYYGLNHFGWWTSIQDQEGNDLMPKLKEHVSQYGYIPKTEAEAVEASWNDTFAKARDVQAADPDTLPNTYLQYYLFPDDMVKKSNPNHTRANEVMEGREAFIFSQCDMITREQSSENSEIKIDDHASYIVDLARAIAYNTGERMLLIVENNGAIANFDPTAMVEVPCIVGSNGPEPITVGTIPQFQKGLMEQQVSVEKLTVEAWAEKSFQKLWQALILSKTVPNARVARLILEDLVEANKDFWPELDQSPTRIS, encoded by the coding sequence ATGAAGAAAAAATCATTCTCAATCGTAATAGCGGGCGGAGGGAGCACTTTCACTCCAGGGATCGTACTCATGCTCTTGGACCATTTGGAGGAGTTTCCGATCAGAAAGCTGAAGCTGTATGATAATGATAAGGAGAGACAGGATCGAATTGCAGGCGCCTGTGACGTTTTTATCAGAGAAAAAGCGCCGGATATTGAATTTGCAGCGACGACTGACCCGGAAGAAGCTTTTACAGATGTCGATTTTGTTATGGCGCACATCAGAGTAGGGAAATACGCGATGCGCGCGCTTGATGAGCAAATTCCGTTAAAGTACGGAGTTGTCGGCCAGGAGACGTGCGGGCCGGGCGGGATCGCATACGGTATGCGTTCGATCGGCGGTGTGCTTGAAATATTAGATTACATGGAAAAATACTCGCCTGATGCGTGGATGCTCAATTATTCCAATCCGGCGGCAATTGTGGCTGAAGCTACGAGACGCCTTAGACCGAATTCTAAAATTCTCAATATCTGTGATATGCCGGTTGGGATCGAAGACCGGATGGCGCAAATTCTTGGCTTATCCTCAAGAAAAGAAATGAAGGTCCGCTATTACGGATTGAATCATTTCGGCTGGTGGACATCGATTCAGGATCAAGAGGGCAACGATTTAATGCCGAAGCTGAAGGAACATGTATCCCAATACGGTTATATTCCGAAAACAGAGGCTGAAGCTGTGGAGGCAAGCTGGAATGACACGTTCGCCAAAGCGCGTGACGTGCAGGCTGCAGATCCTGACACACTGCCGAATACGTATTTGCAATATTATTTGTTCCCAGATGATATGGTGAAAAAATCAAATCCGAATCATACGCGGGCGAATGAAGTCATGGAAGGGCGCGAAGCTTTTATTTTCAGCCAATGTGACATGATCACACGTGAACAGTCCTCGGAAAACAGCGAAATTAAAATCGATGACCACGCATCGTATATCGTTGATCTTGCCCGGGCGATTGCCTACAACACAGGTGAAAGAATGCTGTTGATTGTTGAAAATAACGGTGCAATTGCGAACTTTGACCCGACTGCGATGGTTGAGGTGCCATGCATCGTCGGCTCAAATGGACCTGAACCGATTACCGTTGGCACCATTCCGCAATTCCAGAAAGGGCTCATGGAGCAGCAGGTATCCGTTGAGAAGCTGACTGTTGAAGCGTGGGCAGAGAAATCGTTCCAAAAGCTGTGGCAGGCGCTGATCCTGTCAAAAACAGTGCCGAACGCGCGTGTGGCAAGACTCATTCTTGAGGATTTAGTGGAGGCCAACAAAGACTTCTGGCCTGAGCTTGATCAAAGCCCAACCCGCATATCATAA
- the sspH gene encoding small acid-soluble spore protein (Evidence 1a: Function from experimental evidences in the studied strain; PubMedId: 10333516; Product type cp: cell process) produces the protein MNIQRAKEIVESPDMKKVTYNGVPIYIQHVNEETGTARIYPLDEPQEEHEVQLNSLKED, from the coding sequence ATGAATATTCAAAGGGCGAAAGAAATTGTAGAATCTCCCGACATGAAGAAAGTAACATATAACGGCGTTCCTATTTACATTCAGCACGTAAATGAAGAAACTGGAACAGCAAGAATTTATCCGCTTGACGAACCGCAAGAGGAGCATGAAGTGCAGCTGAACAGCTTAAAAGAGGATTAA
- the yfjA gene encoding hypothetical protein (Evidence 4: Unknown function but conserved in other organisms), translating to MDSYKVIELANKYSAAAEEVRSSKMLLESRLSALGDAWQGKARDSFDQDFEETKAAYDQFEQELLETSQELKAAAVKIEERKAEIARMEELERKAREERHKLGR from the coding sequence TTGGACTCATATAAAGTCATTGAGCTGGCAAACAAGTATAGTGCGGCCGCAGAAGAGGTCAGAAGCTCCAAAATGCTGCTTGAATCCCGGTTATCTGCATTGGGAGATGCTTGGCAGGGCAAAGCAAGAGATTCGTTTGACCAGGATTTCGAGGAAACGAAAGCCGCCTACGATCAATTCGAACAGGAGCTGCTTGAAACAAGCCAAGAGCTGAAGGCTGCCGCTGTCAAAATAGAAGAACGAAAAGCTGAAATTGCCAGAATGGAAGAACTGGAGCGTAAAGCAAGAGAGGAAAGACATAAACTCGGGAGGTGA
- the yfjC gene encoding hypothetical protein (Evidence 4: Unknown function but conserved in other organisms; PubMedId: 14563871) produces the protein MKQFTISIEELLFCFYSEGFFEQGMALKQAYFPEIEDEQLGALFEAACRSLLAKDAAEYRNHQYRLKDEYCPFIHVLNDADYTVKLSKFNGQGAEQNVSCHVSKFGTYSHELLFDEQVHRITKMESSEGLLAKTDEFLHIIDTEDKRESIVTLTSNEFEKLLEGASDNPSYLKEFLEKHDHQEDVTRFANDLALRKGKMDTLMRLAYGKDNTPEVADMAFVLPGAHHTWLVTGITQNEFSILPAHKDVVNQIISK, from the coding sequence ATGAAGCAGTTTACAATTAGCATAGAAGAACTCTTGTTTTGCTTTTACAGCGAAGGGTTTTTTGAACAGGGAATGGCCTTGAAGCAGGCCTATTTTCCGGAAATAGAAGATGAACAGCTCGGCGCCTTATTTGAAGCCGCGTGCCGCTCACTCTTAGCCAAGGATGCAGCGGAATATCGGAACCATCAATATCGGTTAAAGGACGAGTACTGTCCGTTTATCCATGTATTAAACGACGCTGACTATACAGTGAAGCTTTCTAAATTTAACGGGCAAGGTGCCGAACAGAATGTGTCATGCCATGTATCAAAATTCGGCACCTACTCTCACGAACTCCTTTTTGATGAACAAGTCCATCGCATTACAAAAATGGAATCAAGTGAAGGGTTACTTGCTAAGACAGATGAGTTTTTACATATAATAGATACAGAGGATAAAAGAGAATCGATTGTAACATTGACATCAAATGAATTTGAAAAACTCTTGGAGGGCGCTTCAGACAACCCTTCATATCTAAAAGAGTTCCTTGAAAAACATGACCACCAAGAGGACGTTACCCGATTTGCAAATGATCTGGCTTTGCGGAAAGGGAAAATGGATACACTTATGCGTCTGGCATATGGAAAAGATAACACTCCTGAAGTGGCTGACATGGCATTCGTCCTGCCGGGGGCCCACCATACTTGGCTTGTCACAGGCATCACCCAGAATGAATTTTCTATCCTCCCTGCTCATAAGGATGTTGTAAATCAAATCATTTCAAAATGA